In the Helianthus annuus cultivar XRQ/B chromosome 11, HanXRQr2.0-SUNRISE, whole genome shotgun sequence genome, one interval contains:
- the LOC110888139 gene encoding uncharacterized protein LOC110888139: MVLMQDMFKWRLQNLQEQEASESKSDDLDERLEEDSEEEDEGRNNQTGTGFWSACTDRFNNLMGEGPYRDLESVSGKWRKMNKCVNDFIGIYNPLYINCPSGSSDEDVLNLAMARWETKNPPFPHLRAWNILRKEPKWAPIPNEVTTAKRTKTSESGSYSAGGSTARCQIDINDEPKYEEEPVHEIERPGRRDKAKKEAAGKRKGAGSSGGGGSGGGGGSKASSKIDDLISEFRSFKVFAAEKYSHKKNVSADYARAEDFRIMRLDLDSVPEDEREVYRRMKEEVKKKWTS; the protein is encoded by the exons atggtgttgatgcaggacatgttcaaatggaggcTTCAAAATCTTCAAGAACAAGAAGCTAGTGAGAGTAAAAGTGATGACTTGGATGAGAGACTAGAAGAAGACTCCGAAGAAGAAGACGAAGGAA ggaACAATCAAACGGGTACTGGTTTTTGGTCGGCATGTACGGATAGATTTAATAACCTTATGGGGGAAGGCCCCTACCGTGATCTCGAATCCGTATCGGGCAAGTGGCGGAAAATGAACAAGTGCGTGAATGATTTTATCGGGATTTATAACCCACTTTACATCAATTGTCCTAGTGGGAGTAGCGACGAGGACGTTCTTAACCTTGCCATGGCTAGATGGGAAACAAAAAATCCGCCTTTCCCGCACCTCCGAGCATGGAACATTTTAAGGAAAGAACCTAAATGGGCGCCGATTCCAAATGAGGTCACAACCGCCAAACGGACTAAAACTTCCGAGTCCGGAAGTTATAGTGCGGGAGGCTCCACCGCTCGTTGTCAAATCGACATAAACGACGAACCGAAATATGAGGAGGAGCCCGTTCACGAGATCGAACGTCCCGGAAGAAGGGACAAAGCAAAAAAAGAGGCGGCCGGAAAGCGAAAAGGGGCCGGCTCGAGTGGAGGGGGCGGCTCGGGTGGAGGTGGCGGATCGAAGGCGTCTTCGAAAATAGACGACTTAATTTCCGAATTCCGTTCGTTTAAAGTTTTTGCGGCCGAAAAATATAGTCACAAGAAAAACGTGTCGGCCGACTATGCTCGAGCGGAGGATTTTAGGATAATGAGGTTGGATCTCGACTCCGTTCCGGAGGATGAACGAGAGGTGTATCGGAGGATGAAGGAAGAGGTAAAGAAAAAATGGACGtcgtag
- the LOC110890143 gene encoding auxin-responsive protein SAUR78 has translation MKKINIIFRKCKSLSKQLSSKSIGSKSARHHPDNTSSSGIIWNTNAISSVYSRNDDVNSDGDGDSEQQELVFVGSTRKRYVISSKYMSHPLINALIEKSKRVGDNDNDNDNGNGNDNEDVSVINCEVVLFDHLLWMLENKEFNAGSDCLDELADLYSV, from the coding sequence ATGAAGAAGATCAACATAATTTTCAGAAAATGCAAgtctttatctaaacaactttcTTCTAAAAGCATCGGGTCCAAATCCGCTAGACACCATCCGGACAACACTAGTAGTAGTGGAATCATATGGAACACAAATGCTATATCCTCCGTTTATAGCCGTAACGATGACGTTAACAGTGACGGTGACGGTGACAGCGAGCAGCAGGAGCTGGTGTTCGTGGGAAGTACGAGGAAACGGTACGTCATAAGTTCAAAGTACATGAGTCATCCATTGATTAATGCATTGATAGAGAAATCTAAAAGGGTCGGTGATAACGATAATGATAACGATAATGGTAATGGTAATGATAATGAAGATGTGTCGGTTATCAATTGTGAAGTTGTGTTGTTTGATCATTTGTTGTGGATGCTTGAGAATAAGGAGTTTAATGCGGGTTCGGATTGTTTGGATGAGCTTGCGGATTTGTATTcggtttga